A single Brachionichthys hirsutus isolate HB-005 chromosome 17, CSIRO-AGI_Bhir_v1, whole genome shotgun sequence DNA region contains:
- the c1qtnf6b gene encoding complement C1q tumor necrosis factor-related protein 1, producing the protein MLAPGVWLLLLLPLACCGPSPSKPLSRYCRRCCDHMDPPAAQYHVPEVRTVINMTILKGDNGDRGDKGTPGKPGLEGSPGLRGPAGTKGSKGQAGAPGDACKVAHSSFSVGRRKALHSVDYYQALVFDTVFVNVHEVFNMFKGKFYCDLPGVYFFNVNIHTWNFKETYLHLMHNDEEQVILYAQPSERSIMQSQSVMLELALNDEVWVRLYKRERENAVYSDDVDVYITFNGYLVAPSIK; encoded by the exons ATGTTGGCGCCGGGCGTGTGGCTTCTTTTGCTCCTCCCCCTGGCCTGCtgtggcccctccccctccaagcCTCTTTCCAGATACTGCCGGCGGTGCTGCGACCACatggaccctccggcggcccaGTATCACGTGCCCGAGGTCCGCACCGTCATCAACATGACCATCCTCAAAG GTGATAACGGAGACAGAGGTGACAAGGGGACACCCGGCAAGCCCGGCCTAGAGGGGTCCCCTGGGCTCCGAGGACCCGCCGGGACAAAAGGCAGCAAAGGCCAGGCCGGCGCCCCGGGCGACGCCTGCAAGGTCGCCCACTCCTCGTTCTCGGTGGGACGGCGCAAGGCGCTGCACAGCGTGGACTACTACCAGGCGCTGGTGTTCGACACGGTGTTCGTCAACGTCCACGAGGTCTTCAACATGTTCAAGGGGAAGTTCTACTGCGACCTGCCGGGGGTCTACTTCTTCAACGTCAACATCCACACCTGGAACTTCAAGGAGACCTACCTCCACCTGATGCACAACGACGAGGAGCAGGTGATCCTGTACGCGCAGCCCAGCGAGCGCTCCATCATGCAGAGCCAGAGCGTCATGTTGGAGCTGGCGCTGAACGACGAGGTCTGGGTCCGGCTCTACAAGAGGGAGCGGGAGAACGCCGTCTACAGCGACGACGTGGACGTCTACATCACCTTCAACGGGTACCTGGTAGCGCCGAGCATCAAGTGA
- the mgat3b gene encoding beta-1,4-mannosyl-glycoprotein 4-beta-N-acetylglucosaminyltransferase → MRMRRHRVFLLCTVGLCVISFLHYYKALHYVSLLRELSAPYPNVKSFIMVSGFFWKENGVAATPLSPASPEEAPPLPILHQLGSRAGPVGGGGGINGDMSSAGLETRLREAPAPPHPWELPESNQWPDSQNEGGAEDVLKTWNPSQLSRHSGPEPPEVPLLGAHSDGLTDDAEQILVDVHTRTHRLRDDETPYFVRTKAGALCFRQGTEMAAPKEYSEKSGGSLLNGAGEGARAGPAGRRKLQEAQQQPSVAPKAKARARGNGKRLIKCVCRPGWHGPYCGVPTMVYHSNLPTKERLTPRETPRRVINAININHEFDLLHVRFHELAQAVDLFLVCESNFTAYGERRPLTFLRLLLNGTYDYVRHKILYVFLDHFPEGGRQDGWIADDYLRTFLTHNGMSRVVGGRPDDVFVINDADEIPAHEGLLFLKLFDGWTEPFAIHMRKSLYGFFWKQFGSLEVISGCTAGMLRAVYDGDGIKLRRREYYTMPGFRKYENDTGHILVQWSIGSPFHFAGWHCSWCFTPEGIYFKLVSAQNGDFPRWGDYEDKRDLNYIRDLIKTGGWFDGSLQEYPLADSKEHMYAPRYMLEHSDRYRYLLENPYNRGSRLREG, encoded by the exons ATGAGAATGCGGCGGCACCGGGTGTTCCTGCTGTGCACGGTGGGCCTGTGCGTCATCTCCTTCCTCCACTACTACAAGGCCCTCCACTACGTGTCCCTGCTGCGCGAGCTCTCCGCCCCCTACCCCAACGTAAAGTCCTTCATCATGGTCAGCGGCTTCTTCTGGAAGGAGAACGGGGTGGCCGCCACGCCGCTCAGCCCCGCCTCCCCTGAGGAGGCTCCTCCTCTACCTATCCTCCATCAGTTGGGCAGCAGAGCCGGACCtgtgggaggaggcgggggaatCAATGGGGACATGAGCAGTGCAGGGCTGGAGACGAGGTTGAGGGAAGCGCCTGCACCTCCTCACCCTTGGGAGTTACCGGAGAGCAACCAGTGGCCAGATTCCCAAAACGAG gGTGGAGCTGAAGACGTCCTGAAAACGTGGAATCCCAGCCAACTGTCCCGACATTCTGGCCCCGAGCCACCAGAGGTCCCGCTGTTGGGGGCGCACAGTGATGGGTTGACGGACGATGCGGAACAGATCCTGGTCGACGTCCACACCCGCACTCACCGGCTGCGCGATGACGAAACCCCTTACTTTGTGCGAACCAAAGCTGGAGCGCTCTGTTTCAGGCAGGGGACAGAGATGGCTGCCCCAAAGGAGTACAGCGAGAAATCTGGGGGGTCTTTGCTCAACGGCGCTGGGGAAGGCGCCCGAGCCGGGCCCGCCGGGCGGCGGAAACTCCAGGAAGCCCAGCAGCAGCCTTCGGTTGCTCCAAAGGCCAAGGCAAGGGCGAGGGGCAACGGCAAGCGCCTGATCAAGTGCGTGTGCCGGCCGGGGTGGCACGGCCCTTACTGTGGGGTTCCCACCATGGTGTACCACTCCAACCTGCCCACCAAGGAGCGGCTGACTCCCCGAGAGACCCCGCGAAGGGTCATCAACGCCATCAACATCAACCACGAGTTTGACCTGCTGCACGTCCGCTTTCACGAGCTGGCCCAAGCCGTCGACCTCTTCCTCGTTTGTGAATCCAACTTCACCGCCTACGGGGAGAGACGGCCTCTGAC TTTCCTGCGGCTCCTCCTCAACGGTACGTACGACTACGTACGCCACAAGATCCTCTACGTGTTCCTCGACCACTTCCCGGAGGGCGGCCGCCAGGACGGCTGGATCGCCGACGACTACCTGCGCACCTTCCTGACTCACAACGGCATGTCCAGGGTGGTGGGCGGAAGGCCGGACGACGTCTTCGTCATCAATGATGCAGACGAAATCCCGGCTCACGAGGGCCTCCTTTTTCTCAAGCTTTTCGACGGCTGGACGGAACCTTTCGCCATCCACATGCGCAAG TCTCTGTATGGATTCTTCTGGAAGCAGTTCGGCTCCTTGGAGGTCATATCCGGCTGCACGGCCGGGATGCTGCGCGCCGTCTACGACGGCGACGGCATCAAGCTGCGCCGTCGCGAATACTACACCATGCCGGGGTTCCGTAAGTACGAGAACGACACGGGCCACATCCTGGTGCAGTGGTCCATCGGCAGCCCCTTCCACTTCGCCGGGTGGCACTGCTCCTGGTGCTTCACGCCCGAGGGGATCTACTTCAAGCTGGTCTCGGCCCAAAACGGAGACTTCCCGAGGTGGGGCGACTACGAGGACAAACGTGACCTCAACTACATCCGCGATCTGATCAAGACCGGAGGCTGGTTCGATGGCTCGCTGCAGGAATATCCCCTTGCGGACTCCAAAGAGCACATGTACGCCCCCAGGTACATGCTGGAGCACTCCGACAGGTACCGCTACCTCCTGGAAAACCCTTACAACCGAGGGTCCAGACTCAGGGAGGGTTAG